One part of the Neoarius graeffei isolate fNeoGra1 chromosome 2, fNeoGra1.pri, whole genome shotgun sequence genome encodes these proteins:
- the LOC132875610 gene encoding protocadherin gamma-A11-like: MGAYDSFDARIRDSTARVSTWLTKLLLGFAFVMAVAHGQVRYSIPEEMNKGSVVGNIVQDLGLDVKRLKSGRARIFTEDSREYIGLNVDKGSLIVRERIDREELCAQVSPCSLHFQIILDNPMELHRIDAEIIDINDHAPAFERKEISIEIPESAATGSRFSLDSAHDPDVGLNTLQRYTLNPTDHFTLKELSRSDGTKYAAMVLKTPLDREEQEEHNLILTAFDGGTPQKSGTVKITVTVLDANDNSPVFSQPIYRVSLSENIPKDSLVVTVSATDKDKGSNGEVTYSFSQSTGKEAMEIFNINSDTGEIKVKCCLDFEKSKQYELEVEAMDKGGLIDASKVPIDISDVNDNSPVISVISFSNPIPEDSSPDSAVAMLNIKDLDSGKNGQIKCSVNSDLPFRIKATSSNFYSLITDRILDREMFSEYNITITATDEGSPPLSTNQTLRLKISDVNDNAPVFQRHSYTAYVMENNSPGVSVFAVTATDRDSGNNARISYFLEDLSVNGVSASSYISVNAESGEILAVRAFDFEQTKEFNIRVKAQDGGNPPLSSNASVKIIIQDQNDNAPQILYPVQTGGSVVAEMVPRSADVGYLVTKVVAVDVDSGQNAWLSYKLHKATDRALFEVGLQNGEIRTVRQVTDKDAVKQKLTVVVEDNGQPSRSATVNVNVAVADTFPEVLSEFTDFTHGKEYNDNLTFYLVLALAVVSFLFIVSIITILSVKCYRWRRERMFYKSGANLPVIPYYPPLYADGTGTLKQAFNSEMCGTADSQKSDMKYVRPYSQSVISLDANGTQTFLRGQTDHQVRCS; the protein is encoded by the coding sequence ATGGGTGCTTATGATTCCTTCGATGCCCGGATAAGAGACTCTACTGCCCGCGTTTCGACATGGCTGACGAAGCTTCTGCTTGGATTTGCTTTTGTCATGGCCGTTGCGCACGGGCAGGTCCGTTATTCTATTCCCGAGGAGATGAACAAGGGATCAGTGGTGGGAAATATCGTTCAGGATCTCGGTCTGGATGTAAAGAGACTGAAATCTGGCCGAGCGCGGATCTTTACAGAGGACAGTCGTGAGTACATCGGTCTGAATGTGGATAAAGGCTCTCTGATAGTGAGAGAGAGGATAGATAGAGAGGAGCTGTGCGCTCAAGTCTCTCCATGCTCTTTACATTTTCAGATTATTCTAGATAATCCAATGGAGCTGCATCGAATTGATGCAGAAATAATAGATATCAATGATCATGCCCCTGCTTTCGAAAGAAAGGAAATCAGTATTGAAATACCGGAATCTGCAGCGACTGGTTCACGGTTTTCTTTAGACAGTGCGCATGATCCTGATGTCGGGCTGAATACACTGCAGAGATACACCCTTAATCCCACTGACCATTTCACTCTGAAAGAATTATCACGTAGCGACGGCACCAAATAtgctgcaatggttttaaaaacacCTTTAGACAGAGAGGAACAAGAGGAGCATAATTTAATTTTAACAGCATTTGATGGTGGAACTCCTCAGAAATCTGGAACAGTTAAGATAACTGTCACTGTTCTTGATGCAAACGATAATTCTCCTGTGTTCAGTCAGCCAATATACCGAGTGTCTTTATCAGAAAATATTCCGAAAGATAGTTTAGTAGTGACAGTCAGTGCTACTGACAAGGACAAAGGATCTAATGGAGAGGTTACCTATTCATTTTCACAAAGCACCGGGAAAGAAGCCatggaaatatttaatattaattcAGACACTGGGGAAATAAAGGTGAAATGTTGCTTAGATTTTGAAAAATCCAAGCAATATGAACTAGAAGTCGAGGCCATGGATAAGGGTGGGTTAATTGATGCCAGTAAAGTGCCGATTGATATTAGTGATGTGAATGATAATTCCCCAGTTATCAGTGTTATCTCATTTTCCAACCCGATCCCTGAGGATTCCTCCCCCGACTCGGCTGTTGCGATGTTGAATATTAAAGACTTGGACTCCGGGAAAAACGGACAGATTAAATGCTCAGTGAATTCAGATCTGCCGTTTCGCATCAAAGCGACATCCTCTAATTTCTATAGTTTAATCACTGACCGTATTTTAGACCGTGAAATGTTTTCTGAATACAATATAACGATCACAGCTACAGATGAAGGATCTCCACCTTTATCTACAAATCAAACCCTGAGGCTTAAAATATCGGATGTAAATGACAACGCCCCTGTTTTCCAGCGTCACTCATACACCGCTTATGTGATGGAAAACAATTCACCTGGAGTGTCTGTATTTGCAGTGACAGCAACTGACAGAGACTCTGGGAATAATGCGCGCATTTCCTATTTTTTGGAAGATCTTTCTGTGAACGGAGTTTCTGCTTCGTCTTATATTTCAGTGAACGCAGAGAGCGGAGAGATTCTTGCTGTTCGAGCTTTTGATTTCGAGCAAACAAAAGAGTTCAATATTCGCGTCAAAGCGCAGGACGGAGGCAACCCGCCTCTCAGTAGCAACGCGAGTGTGAAGATTATTATTCAGGACCAGAATGACAACGCGCCTCAGATTCTGTATCCGGTCCAAACTGGTGGCTCTGTGGTGGCTGAAATGGTGCCTCGTTCAGCAGATGTGGGCTATCTTGTCACTAAAGTGGTGGCTGtggatgtggactctggacagaATGCCTGGCTCTCATATAAACTGCACAAAGCGACAGACAGGGCGCTGTTTGAAGTGGGCTTACAGAATGGAGAAATCAGAACCGTGCGCCAAGTCACTGATAAAGATGCTGTGAAACAGAAACTCACTGTTGTAGTGGAGGACAACGGACAGCCCTCTCGTTCAGCTACAGTCAATGTGAACGTGGCGGTGGCGGACACTTTCCCTGAAGTGCTCTCCGAGTTCACTGACTTTACGCACGGCAAGGAATACAACGACAACCTGACATTTTATCTAGTGCTGGCCTTGGCTGTGGTTTCATTCCTCTTTATCGTCTCCATCATAACTATACTGTCAGTGAAATGCTACAGATGGAGACGTGAGCGGATGTTTTATAAATCCGGTGCCAATCTGCCAGTTATTCCGTATTATCCACCCCTTTACGCAGACGGCACCGGTACTTTAAAACAAGCATTTAATTCTGAAATGTGTGGAACTGCTGATTCCCAAAAAAGTGATATGAAATATGTCAGACCGTATAGTCAGAGTGTCATTAGCCTGGACGCAAATGGTACTCAGACGTTTCTGCGAGGACAAACTGATCATCAGGTAAGATGTTCATGA